AAGGAAGAGATTCACAAGAGATACCAAGACGCTGCTCTGATCATATttaaagtaattatttatttacgacgCACAGGTCTACCAATTAAAAACGTcatatttaaattgtaattaaatatagaaaCAACATTTTATTGATCTTCTGTCTCAACTTAGAATCGTTTTAatacataaattgtattttaagaACACATTGTATATGGTTTTGTACATTGTTCcgagtaataattatttcaatgtctcgTAAATCTCTACATTTCAGGAGCAACAAAGTAAAAAGGAACTTGTTAACTATTTAACTTTTGGGACGAGTCGCAGAACCATGGAATATAGTAGCTACGGAAACCACCCTGTTATTGTGCGGAGACCAGTCGGCTCTTTGGCAACTCGTAACGATAGTACCATATCCTCACAAATATCAAGGATATATCGAAAGCCTCGAGATAGCTGTGCAATAAACTAATTTATGACCCAATTATGGTTCTCGATTGTAAATTAAACGACCATGTCTCTATTTTATAGTTTAGCGTCTTTAATGTTtcatttcccttttttcttcaaataaGATAGCAATCAATCCTCGTTTCATTTCCTACTTAAGATATTCACATTGATTTTATACGATATCCAATACAATAGCAATTAATAcgtttatatacataaatgattctttaaatatttatataattatatttatacaatatatttcctTCCGGATACAATATTGTGAATTGAATTACAATCCGATCGATCTATAATAAACGTGGTCCAATATCGATTCGATTTTAGCACAAGTCCAACGTTGCCGTCCAACGTTACGACAGAGTTTGAGTATGTTCGTGCGTTACAAGAATATAAGCAACAGTAACAGCTTTGCGTTTAACCGATATCATCCAGGAAAAATTAGAGGGTCATTTATGActtcgtataaaataaatatacgacaAAGCACATAATATTAAAAAGACCCGTAGTATAGCGATCTTGATTAGAATACCAGTAATACTGGTAAGAGAAAACAGCACTTAACTCACGATTTCATTGATAATTAGTCAATTGGCTGTTTCATCGTGGGTTATGATGTCACGactaaatgtaaaaaattgtcAGGATAGCTCATGTGTTCTGACATCCATTGGAGGGGTGTTTCCAAAGGTGGGCTAATACCATGAGTGAACACTGTAACTATATAAAAAAACAAACATATAAAACTCAAAATATtcacaaacaaaataaatatttaccatTTTCATTGTCTGGGAATACTTCGTTCAGCAAATGCCTTAACGTCTTCCTTTGGCCTTCCTCATTTACAGGTTTTACAAGTTTTTGTACATATTTGTCTTCGCTTATATAACATCGAAATGGTATATACTTAAAACCTTCCTCCGTGTTACTAGCCTCCATAAGTTTTCGATTTACAGACCAGAATTGATCAAACTTATCATTAAGTAAACCAGACCATAATTGATTGTGATCTTTCTTTTGCATACTGGATACAACCTGGCTTCTGTGCTTTAATACATCTGCTTCCTTTACACAGGAGAGAAAATATGCTTCCACTACTTCTCTATAATTGAAATTCAAACGTCTGGTCGAATCAAGCATCTTATTAGAAACAGATATTCGATTATTTCTGAATATACTCACTTATTTTGACAGTGCATCAGCACATTTTCTGGGAACCTGTCAAAATGAACGACGATATTCCAAGGCAATTCAACGTCATTGGAATAGATGTCCAAAAGAACACCAATTGGATAGTGCCACTTTAGGGGGATACCGTTAAATTCTAACCACATCTCATGCTCCTGCTTACTGTCACTTTGTATATGTCTTATAAAATGTTTTCgtatctaataaaaaaaaaatgtgtaaaatgGATCAATTAAACATTATAGAGATAATTGTTACTGATAGCATTTtacttatatcttttatattatttatgttatttatttacctTATCTGTGCATAGTGGGAAATAACTTAACCTAGGCACCATAAGATAAAATGGGTCGGGTCCTTGTAATTCACATATTTCCTCGGAATCAAGCGTAAAACAAACAGGAATTTTACCATCCCAAATTTCTCTCAGTACCTCCCTGTCATTCGCCATTATGCATACGGCAATAAATAACCTTTATTCTAATTCATTCGAACTTTTAACAAGAAACGAGTATCTTGAAATAAAAGGTTATGTTTTTCGTCTGCTACAAAAATTAACTAAGTTCATTCAGATAGTGCCCAGAGATGAGTAGGATGGTTGTCAATGAGCATGACAGAAATTTGGCCAAAGGTACGCTCCACGAATTACCGCCTCTAACGTTCAAACGGTCGAACTATACGCACATTTCTTCGCCCGATGCTTTTGGTGGGAGCATAGCACGGCGAGTGGAGAAATGTGCGTTCGTACCGAGCCGTACAGAGTTACCCGAAAGTAAGCGCTTACTCTATAGTGCGATTCGAAAAAAAAGCGATAGAACGTTACGCCCATTACTATGACTACGATTTTCACGTTATTCTCGTCGCTTTTGTGAGAAAAGACTTGTTCTAGATCCATCGGTCGAACAAAGAAGTCAAATTTATAGATTATTGTAAACCTGCAAATGGAAGTAAATAAAACAATCTTATTTTGCAAATGAACAAAGCgtttaataattcaaaatccTTCCGACACCCTCGCGTAAAAGGTATTCGAATCCTTCTGAAATTTCTAGTAACAACGTCGTCATTCTATGAGAAAACCGGAGAGCAAAAACTTTTCCGACCAGTTTTAGGATTTCGTATCAAGAGAGCACACGATAACATAGGAAGTGACACAATTTCGCGATCATTTTTTAATGATCTGGCTACTTATGATATGCTGATTGTCGTTTCTGTCCCACTGCCCTCACCGAAGTGGCAGTTCTATACTCAATCCAAAAAAAgcaatttatttctaattaccAATTAATCTTCTAAGCAATTATTATGTGTATTCTTCTTTATCCTTCGTTGGTCGCTGTGCCGGTACGAATGTACACTTCCCCTCACGCCGTACATACGCTCGTTTCTCCCGCCAAGACCGTCGAAGAAGAAGCGTGCGTATATTTCGGTCGTTGGCCACCAGAGGCCTTTATTCTTAGTGCGCATTTGTTGGCTGACTTTTTTAACATTGTATAGGCGATCTCCATATTCATCTCTGTAGCGTTTATAACACGCAAGTCTCTTAATGTCGTTAAGTGTACTTTACAAATTGATCATTAGCCATAGAATCGTTGCGATCTAGCAGGTGTTTTCATTcatttatcgatttatgtatACAACGAAATATGCATCGAACAATTGATACGCCAGAAAGAGAATACAAACGTCTGCGCTTAAAATATTTCTGAGCGTTTCCACGAGATGGCAGCACaaacgtaaaaatctagtcgataGGCTAGGAATCCGTGATACCGTCGGTCGGATAGCTCGGATAAAATTGCGATACAAAAATAcagtgtacatacatacataaatagaTGCATAAgcgtatataaaaaatatttttcgtgtatttattttaaacgtACATTGGTCACGTTTCCGTCGAACATGCAAAAAGACAGAGGTTCCACTGATAAATGAAaacaatttgtttgtttttccgATCTGTTTGAATGTTCGCGTTTACGTTCCTCGTAAAGCAAAcattttcgataaaaaattctattttgcGATGAAATTGTCAATAAAATCCGAAGAGGAACTCGAGCATAAAAGGAAGCGCGATAACGCACAAAAGTATTGGACACGTGGTtatatcaaatatcaaatataaataagCAAGGCAGATTTCTTATCAGTTAAGCGATGTCGGGCGAGTGAACGTATTATCGGTCGAACCTTTGAACTTTGAGAGGGCAGAAAGAAAATTCACTCTCTTCGTCACGATAAAAGCTTCTGCTTCGTTTCGACTGCTTAGACAGCCGTGCATGCACGTCCATTTCACACTGATCATTAACACACGTATCATTAACAGTCGTAACGCGACTAAACGCAATATCGATTTTAACCACCTGTTGTTCCTTCTGCTCGCAACGAACAGTATTAAATCTCAGAGTGCCATGTGTTAGAACGCGTTAAAAAGATAAACGAAACGTCGCATTTCCGCTAGTTAATCTTTTAACTCTTTATCTTACGTAATCTATCGCgtaatttgcaaactttcacgcATAACGCGCGCATTAAACGCGAACGTTATTTTCCAACGTTTAATTCAGCGTGCCGGTAATACTCGAAATGTTTTTACGTAAATATCGTTGTATCGTAGGCAAAGTATGCCGAGCACAACGCGCATGCGCGTTACAGACATTCCGAAAGAAAACACTGGTAAAATACACGATCGACCGTCAAAGTGGCTAAACCGCGGAATATATCGTAAGACGCGCTAATCAGAAGCAAATTCCGTAGCTCGATAATCGAGGCATACACGTTGCTTTATTTACCCGGCAGCGATGGTGGATTCGTAGCGGTGGTAGTATCGGTCGACGGTTTAGTTTATCGTTACACCGTTTTTTCCAAAGGCAGAACTTTTGATCGATCAGTCCGGTAATAACTAGCGCGCCTTCTTACGTAGAAATTGCAAATGGGCGGGCGGCACGGCATCAATTTCGCGTACAGCTGCACGCAGTGCCGCGTGTGCGTGTTTCGCTCGCTCGTGTCTCCACCGACTGTCTGACCCGACTGTCCGTCCCGATAAACGAAACCTTCTGATAAATTCCTCTTATAAACAGCAGCTCGAGACCGACCAACGATCTGCCATGAAAACTTTATCGTCGAGCACTTACATCATGCCGGGGAGAGGGATATCGAACCAACATCGTATTACTAATACGTGTATTATAACCGACGATAAAACTGTCACCGAGAAGATTTTTCTGTTTCGTCATTTTTAATTAGGCACGATACGACAACGATGACGAAGAAACGTTTTCATCGCGTttacaaataaaacaatttgCATACGCTGCAGAAAAGAAGTCGCGCGCGGTTTTACGTTTACAAGAGTTCTTCTGACACAAGATCTCGCTACAGGAAATacgttattgttattaatt
This DNA window, taken from Bombus terrestris chromosome 3, iyBomTerr1.2, whole genome shotgun sequence, encodes the following:
- the LOC100647690 gene encoding autophagy protein 5 — protein: MANDREVLREIWDGKIPVCFTLDSEEICELQGPDPFYLMVPRLSYFPLCTDKIRKHFIRHIQSDSKQEHEMWLEFNGIPLKWHYPIGVLLDIYSNDVELPWNIVVHFDRFPENVLMHCQNKEVVEAYFLSCVKEADVLKHRSQVVSSMQKKDHNQLWSGLLNDKFDQFWSVNRKLMEASNTEEGFKYIPFRCYISEDKYVQKLVKPVNEEGQRKTLRHLLNEVFPDNENVTVFTHGISPPLETPLQWMSEHMSYPDNFLHLVVTS
- the LOC100647805 gene encoding uncharacterized protein LOC100647805, whose amino-acid sequence is MTERYVSPEVKAVVTKEEIHKRYQDAALIIFKEQQSKKELVNYLTFGTSRRTMEYSSYGNHPVIVRRPVGSLATRNDSTISSQISRIYRKPRDSCAIN